The following proteins are encoded in a genomic region of Nicotiana sylvestris chromosome 4, ASM39365v2, whole genome shotgun sequence:
- the LOC138890137 gene encoding uncharacterized protein encodes MVEYEACIVGLRLSIDINAQELLVIGDLDMLVHEVLGEWDKKNTKILSYLHCVQELIKSFTKIKFKHVPRIQNEFTDALVTLSSMIQHPDMNFIDPIPIGIHNNPVYRAHVEEEIDRNPWFHYIKKYLEKREDPEIATHTQKRTLCR; translated from the coding sequence atggtcgaatatgaagcctgcatcgtGGGACTCAGGTTGTCCATTGACATAAATGCtcaggagctgctggtaatcggAGATTTAGATATGTTGGTGCACGAGGTTCTAGGGGAATGGGATAAGAAGAACACCAAAATATTGTCATATTTGCACTGTGTACAAGAGCTGATCAAGAGTTTCACAAAGATaaaattcaaacatgttccaaggATTCAGAATGAGTTTACAGATGCATTAGTCACTttgtcttccatgatacaacacccagacaTGAATTTCATTGACCCTATCCCAATAGGAATTCATAATAATCCAGTTTAtcgtgctcatgttgaagaagagatTGACAGAAATCCGTGGTTCCACTATATCAAGAAGTACTTGGAAAAGCGAGAAGACCCAGAGATTGCTACCCATACTCAAAAGCGCACGCTTTGTAGATAA